The genomic stretch ACAAGCTGCTGCGCCGGACAACGCCGCAAAAAATCGATGCGCTGCTCGCGAAGAATTTCCAGACCAACCCGCCCGAGGTGTCCATCAACGCGTTCCTGATTGCGATGCCCGGACATAAAATTCTGGTAGATACGGGCTCAGGCCAGCTCTTTGGCCCCGGCAACGGCGGACGTCTGATTGAGAGCCTCGCCACCCAGGGGGTTAAACCCGAGGACATTACTGAAGTCCTGCTGACCCACGCCCACTCCGATCACGCGGGCGGTCTGGTGAAAGACGGCAAGGTGGTGTTCAGCAACGCGCGCGTTTTCGTTGGCAAACCGGACGTCGACTTTTTCTTTAACGACGAGAATCAGAAAAAAACCGGCTACGGCAAGAACTACTTTGACGTCGCGCAGAAGACCTTAAAACCCTATCTTGATGCCGGTAAAGTGGTGCCGTTTAGCGGCACATCTGAGATTCTTCCGGGGCTGACCGGCACGGTTCATCCCGGCCATACGCCGGGTTCAGCCTTCTACACCCTGACGAGCAAAGGCGAGAAGATCACCTTTGTCGGCGACATCATTCATGCCGCGGCGGTACAGTTCCCGCAGCCTGACGTGACCATTACCTACGATGAAGATCAGAA from Enterobacter dykesii encodes the following:
- a CDS encoding MBL fold metallo-hydrolase, with the protein product MLTVKKLALSTLISSSLLFYPALQAAAETPQHVVKQPAGGYSVQVGDVLVTSFTDGTVAQDLHKLLRRTTPQKIDALLAKNFQTNPPEVSINAFLIAMPGHKILVDTGSGQLFGPGNGGRLIESLATQGVKPEDITEVLLTHAHSDHAGGLVKDGKVVFSNARVFVGKPDVDFFFNDENQKKTGYGKNYFDVAQKTLKPYLDAGKVVPFSGTSEILPGLTGTVHPGHTPGSAFYTLTSKGEKITFVGDIIHAAAVQFPQPDVTITYDEDQNKAASVREHAFADFVKNKDLVAAPHLPFPGIGYVTKGENGGYAWVPVTYTNRDASSAK